A genomic region of Metopolophium dirhodum isolate CAU chromosome 1, ASM1992520v1, whole genome shotgun sequence contains the following coding sequences:
- the LOC132949866 gene encoding zinc finger MYM-type protein 1-like, whose protein sequence is MSFSKRKQKSIFQFFRKKSNVPLDNNSDEEDTPSDVSESIEKTYSAIQLDEENSTAKNIETVDSNTNNDSVLKSSSISLSNDIGHFVGKIQIRIDDHTKFRLLNSWKPDPSFNFPYSIHIKNGIERKRYLRYNHFENYSWLVFSEKHTGLFCKFCVLFLVHKNGGKQKNVPLQKLVTKPLKEFAKLLGKHGCLETHNSNKYHKEASLCSSDFLKTYMEPSNNVANLVITERMRQCKENRERLKPIIQSIIFLGQQNIALRGHRENNNLTNTTADSSTINQGNFLELLKFRISAGDQILENHLKTTHSKATYLSHSIQEEIIQCCRYEIISFILKEVKNSRYFSIIFNETTDISNISQMSLSLRYIDSNHRVQEKCINFLDCHEYVYRQGKRRTIMSTNNIDNESDDNLCDFDPTKKLEPKLSGEILGDTVVSILKEMSIELNDCVGIGTDGCTGMTSTIHGAVQQIKKSANNAIHSPCSNHSLNLSISKSSNVQSVRNRQNRTLTSLCETRWIERHDSVIQFQICLPEIIESLEAISEWNDLTSSTKSKILLTAMCNCEFLITLYTLSNILSVSLPASRALQGVEQDVVAAFDCIKSVINNLSEKRKNCEDVFKETIIETVIKNYNYHLKTNAVTLKGEIELWKTKWLSSDKNTNEEFEPPKTVWASLDNCSPIIFPTIHNILLILGTLPIKNMVAVTNGSR, encoded by the exons atgtcGTTTTCTAAAAGGAAACAGAAAtccatttttcaattttttcgaaAGAAATCAAATGTACCACTTGATAACAATTCAGATGAAGAGGACACGCCGAGTGATGTATCTGAATCTATTGAAAAGACATATTCTGCAATACAATTAGACGAAGAAAATTCAACagctaaaaatattgaaacggTGGATTCAAATACCAACAACGATAGTGTTTTGAAGTCAAGCTCAATTAGTTTAAGTAATGACATTGGACATTTTGTTGGTAAAATTCAAATTCGAATCGATGATCATACAAAATTTAGGCTACTAAATTCATGGAAACCAGACCCATCATTTAACTTTCCATATtctattcatattaaaaatggcATAGAGAGAAAACGATATTTAAGGTATaaccattttgaaaattattcttgGCTTGTTTTTTCAGAAAAACATACTGGTTTATTTTGCAAGTTTTGTGTTCTTTTTTTAGTTCACAAAAACGgcggtaaacaaaaaaatgtaccttTACAAAAACTTGTAACCAAACCTTTAAAAGAATTTGCAAAGTTATTAGGTAAACATGGATGTTTAGAAACTCACAATAgcaataaatatcataaagaAGCTTCGTTATGTTcatctgattttttaaaaacctatatGGAACCCAGTAATAATGTGGCTAATTTAGTTATCACTGAACGTATGAGACAATGCAAGGAAAACAGAGAACGCCTAAAGCCCATCATTCAATCAATAATTTTTCTGGGACAACAGAATATTGCCTTGAGAGGGCATCGTGAAAACAATAATCTTACAAATACCACAGCTGACTCTTCAACTATAAATCAGGGTAATTTTCTTgaactattaaaatttagaatatcTGCTGGAGATCAAATATTAGAAAATCATCTGAAAACCACTCATTCTAAGGCAACTTATCTATCACATTCTATTCAAGAAGAAATTATTCAATGTTGCCGTTATGAAATCATTTCTTTTATTCTGAAAGAAGTAAAAAATAGTAGATATTTTAGTATCATATTTAATGAAACAACAGATATTAGTAATATTTCACAGATGAGCCTTTCTCTTAGATATATTGATAGTAATCACAGAGTTCaagaaaaatgtatcaattttcTTGATTGTCATGAATATGTGTATAGACAAGGTAAACGTAGAACGATCATGTCAACTAATAACATTGACAATGAATCAGATGATAATTTATGTGATTTTGATCCTACTAAAAAACTAGAACCAAAACTATCTGGGGAAATATTAGGTGATACTGTAGTTTCTATATTAAAAGAAATGTCTATAGAACTTAATGACTGTGTAGGAATTGGCACTGATGGTTGTACGGGCATGACTTCAACAATACATGGAGCGgttcaacaaattaaaaaatctgcAAACAACGCTATTCATAGTCCTTGTTCCAATCATTCACTGAACCTTTCCATATCTAAATCATCAAATGTGCAATCAGTGAGAAATA GACAAAATCGTACTTTAACAAGTCTTTGTGAAACGAGGTGGATCGAACGACACGATAGTGttattcaatttcaaatatGTTTACCAGAAATCATTGAGTCCCTAGAAGCTATTTCTGAATGGAATGATCTTACTTCTTCAACCAAATCCAAAATACTATTGACTGCAATGTGTAATtgtgaatttttaataacattatatacactCTCTAATATTTTAAGCGTAAGTTTACCAGCTAGCCGAGCTTTACAAGGAGTTGAACAGGATGTAGTTGCTGCATTTGATTGTATTAAATCTGTCATCAATAATCTTagtgaaaaaagaaaaaattgtgaaGATGTATTTAAAG aaaCCATTATTGAAACagtaataaaaaactataactatcatttaaaaacaaatgctGTCACTCTTAAAGGAGAAATTGAGTTGTGGAAAACCAAATGGCTGAGTTCAGACAAAAATACTAAtgaag aatttgaacCTCCAAAAACTGTATGGGCATCATTAGATAATTGTTCGCCAATAATATTTCCTACAATTCACAACATTCTATTGATATTAGGGACCCTGCCT ATTAAAAACATGGTTGCGGTCACAAATGGGTCAAGATAG